One part of the Dermacentor andersoni chromosome 2, qqDerAnde1_hic_scaffold, whole genome shotgun sequence genome encodes these proteins:
- the LOC126540400 gene encoding uncharacterized protein encodes MKKPNASAMPRSVTHSPSTRSARVALRSSEQSSSSVTGSETPRDLWGRSCSAAPSSLASPCTPIVQEGTPAAVETPALKPAEKIIVVKTEDQTTARRAAAVIASEDGKKGRQSKKARKAVSGAKDTAESRVVAALDSPDAGTPKAETSKKATQRPEGGTAPAVPPEDGGKPKKKPEKEPMKEPMQEPMQEPMRETKKEPKKEPKKLTVAFVPVASPVLDAACPAGPPAKSKRRKRRRRQPIKRPSELPLLRLPKTFMSVVRN; translated from the exons ATGAAGAAGCCGAATGCCTCCGCCATGCCTCGATCCGTGACCCATTCGCCCTCAACGAGATCGGCACGTGTTGCTTTGAGGTCGTCCGAGCAAAGCTCTAGCTCTGTGACTGGGTCTGAGACACCACGTGACTTATGGGGACGTTCCTGCAGCGCAGCGCCCAGTTCCCTTGCCAGCCCCTGCACGCCCATTGTCCAGGAGGGAACTCCAGCTGCGGTCGAAACACCGGCATTGAAACCTGCAGAGA AGATTATAGTCGTCAAAACAGAGGACCAGACTACCGCAAGACGTGCCGCTGCTGTGATTGCCTCGGAAGACGGCAAGAAAGGAAGGCAGTCCAAAAAGGCTCGCAAGGCTGTGTCCGGAGCCAAGGATACGGCCGAGTCCAGAGTCGTGGCTGCACTTGACAGCCCCGATGCCGGCACTCCCAAGGCGGAAACGAGCAAGAAAGCGACCCAACGCCCGGAAGGCGGGACGGCACCTGCCGTTCCACCCGAAGACGGGGGAAAGCCCAAGAAGAAGCCCGAGAAGGAGCCCATGAAGGAGCCCATGCAGGAGCCTATGCAGGAGCCCATGAGGGAGACCAAGAAGGAGCCCAAGAAGGAGCCGAAGAAGCTGACCGTCGCGTTCGTGCCCGTGGCCTCGCCTGTGCTGGACGCAGCTTGTCCGGCCGGCCCTCCGGCCAAGTCGAAGCGCCGCAAGCGCAGACGGCGGCAGCCCATCAAGAGGCCCTCCGAGCTGCCCCTCCTCCGTTTGCCCAAG ACCTTTATGAGCGTCGTGCGCAACTAA